Proteins encoded in a region of the Anopheles ziemanni chromosome 2, idAnoZiCoDA_A2_x.2, whole genome shotgun sequence genome:
- the LOC131283154 gene encoding myosin-2 heavy chain, giving the protein MSHMFPSAKGDQLCPLGFHPQVRWPTRCKRCFRDYKEHGNKRNGDDITASTPVLPGSTQSRSRDGGSSTTLDKPVRSWTSTQNLFSSGSGSGAGSGNPSAQSFQPRPASWASTPDLDNFLPNVKVDLTVNLPLPRRRHTTTFDNLTEEATVTIKRPPLPPILKVDPIKRDEKADSLLQKREDTVSDIVIEKGDSLAERVRKLNLIKRQGSAERETSKERSLPPKEKDESPSVSAKVVLKPTKTDPDPPTVEKVERRRRRPIPDTPDSSVTPSPSGSVASSKTLVGSLKSATVPATTTSASASSGSSHTKDSSISATGDGGTTKTVIRRRRIEDLSAPPATTTTPTSKPTLSISSPSKTSIAPKSDRTIDTQPPVPSSSSDEVKFLISIKDKKTKADDDRSITTDTTETTEATIVDHIDSRELQEEIESLRRELETTKARAERAERDKSDILLRRLASIDTVSNKTAASEALKLQQKVNEQRQLIDDLQDEKKFLTSKLKEMSADLHVRGSRNVEEQLRQKLDQAETLCEELMDENEEIKRELRNMETEIEEMHDNFREEQADEYASLKKELDQTTKNCRILSFKLKKSDRRIEQLESEKAALGTSGDLAAKIKQLEDELKVSNEVARRLQAELESAGSTPSTPTKKTPSLGNIGKSTSADSKISRASLTRGGSQEDPAQLLRDLQDSLEREADLREQLKYAEEEAENLRRKSSRVEDENDSLVMQLKKMATKAKTKSIFSKTRKLSPAPTSRSSPDAPIEKDEGISDEEDPAELRIQLELNDREMCVLRRKVEELEHDNKHSREQIKELQENLATKTKELTRRLPSTSVAGRTGAKDPLEEKKITVMEEEISELRKKLIEKDREFERVQAEMALAKSKGGKSLSKSKSLDGLTDQQVLDLKRQLQVIEQEATVLRAKTQSLEQENEKHQTEIKKLQAVRKASTTTPAVDTKKLTDNIEQLEKDKQELEGRLKRIIQDSTSQLPSRLPKNPTDMHTKLQLKKMIEECETEIDDLRALVGKTGTMSIASLEKEKKQLIAELGETKLQREKLTTELNTLKTDTLQQQTTKLNEAQRTVEKLEEENRKQNEKIKSLEDKITKVNSTMKTAESSKSFLEVQLKSEKEKHTAAEKDMEKLRKEKSKLDGRIGDLEKELQLSKKNAELIKESLEREISTLKSKSTSSADESESSKILQDLKKQNEDLTAEIHQQSRKFEELLQKHESIEEEHLVLRAQLASEREKTQELDTLKNKLIQAEAIETRLVKENTNISRRLVEAQKKLSAAETGNENRYAAVELEKNRMKTALEDKLHEYEKLVKENEMNLYQVNQLKKDNEDLRGKLDDYERINKAQRTLSEHNAHLEQELKNVYVKLEASEMNVKSEVAATRLRYEQQVTNLHNELTAMQRQCERFKRDRDTFKQLVEAAQKQIGDMKANRRSLASVTSSSGDDDDKTKIVALEQQIGCLEDELSEARLEASKVRTELVSELSASEIKISEMQSKINELEEEKIMGSGKSKVPGTKTRLELSWQKEREELQRLVQETSTLARDLRQTLFEVERERDKDKLESKRKIEQIKKTTEEEIEEGRRKVTELQSDLLELRDAHAKLRTANEKLRRDRDRFEKERESATRRRIEAEGDRRVGALLQTVDELVKLAPELQKVATKDSHTTSTGKTITTNAPIPTPPMRHKSPSPGPGGSQPQQSISTVLVRLAEASEDLRRYQRMCDEEKDRERVRRGGMRRAASQENDAINENTPGRPAMRLNRNGGSLYRKSLSLDQSMQAEQQGLIWKEGDDSMSSLQSIDSDYGMMRRDSSLDSRLSTGSTQSDMPRMRKKKRGIMGKLRSLSLTRSKGAESDYSHQGSDSDLSLAGDVRSSKTNLKGKLSGMFRRGGSSSRTNSTEAIDRDIQRPVAIQTLGNGPTTVATPPRPVSASTPHLARTGKPPTPSTMPTTQRKRLSANLPPTGSSSGGGQ; this is encoded by the exons ATGTCGCACATGTTTCCAAGCGCCAAGGGCGATCAGTTATGTCCGCTCGGATTCCACCCGCAAGTGCGCTGGCCGACGAGATGTAAGCGTTGCTTCCGGGACTATAAAGAGCACGGGAATAAACGGAATGGTGACGATATCACCGCTTCCACGCCGGTCTTGCCAGGCTCAACCCAATCACG TAGTCGTGATGGTGGCAGTAGCACCACGCTCGACAAGCCGGTGCGAAGCTGGACCTCCACACAGAATCTGTTCTCTTCCGGCAGCGGTTCCGGTGCCGGGTCCGGTAACCCGAGCGCCCAAAGCTTTCAACCGCGTCCGGCGTCGTGGGCTTCAACACCCGACCTGGATAACTTTCTACCGAACGTGAAGGTCGACCTGACGGTTAACTTGCCCCTTCCGAGACGCCGACATACCACAACATTCGACAAT CTAACCGAGGAAGCAACGGTTACAATTAAAAGGCCACCCCTGCCACCGATCTTGAAAGTCGACCCCATCAAGCGGGATGAAAAGGCCGACTCGCTGTTACAGAAGCGAGAAGACACGGTGTCGGACATCGTGATCGAGAAAGGTGACTCGCTTGCGGAACGTGTGCGAAAGTTGAATCTGATCAAACGGCAGGGAAGTGCCGAGCGAGAGACGAGCAAAGAGCGATCCTTGCCTCCAAAGGAAAA AGATGAATCACCCTCAGTGTCTGCTAAAGTTGTGCTTAAGCCAACGAAAACGGACCCCGATCCGCCAACGGTTGAAAAAGTCGAACGTAGAAGACGTAGGCCCATTCCAGACACACCCGATTCCAGTGTCACCCCCTCCCCGTCGGGTTCCGTTGCTTCCTCGAAGACGCTCGTAGGTAGTCTCAAATCGGCAACAGTCCCGGCGACCACCACATCAGCAAGTGCTTCCAGTGGGTCCTCGCATACAAAAGACAGTAGCATCTCCGCAACCGGCGATGGTGGAACCACGAAAACCGTCATTCGGCGTAGGCGAATCGAAGATTTGTCGGCGCCaccagcgacgacgacgaccccGACTAGCAAACCAACGCTGTCCATATCGAGCCCCTCGAAAACCTCCATCGCGCCAAAGAGTGACCGTACGATCGATACGCAGCCACCGGTTCCGAGCTCCAGCAGCGACGAAGTAAAGTTCCTCATTTCGATCAAAGACAAAAAGACGAAGGCGGATGATGATCGTTCGATCACGACCGATACGACCGAAACGACTGAGGCCACCATTGTGGATCACATCGATAGCCGGGAGCTCCAGGAGGAGATCGAGAGTCTGCGGCGCGAACTGGAGACGACAAAGGCCCGAGCCGAACGTGCCGAGCGAGACAAGAGTGACATCCTGCTACGGCGCCTCGCGTCGATCGATACGGTCTCAAACAAGACGGCTGCTTCCGAAGCGCTTAAGCTGCAACAGAAGGTGAACGAGCAGAGGCAGCTGATCGACGACCTGCAGGACGAGAAGAAGTTCCTCACCTCCAAGCTCAAGGAGATGTCCGCCGACCTGCACGTCCGCGGGAGCCGAAATGTGGAGGAGCAGCTGCGTCAGAAGCTCGATCAGGCGGAAACGCTTTGCGAGGAGCTGATGGACGAGAATGAGGAGATCAAACGTGAGTTGCGCAACATGGAGACGGAGATCGAGGAAATGCACGATAACTTCCGCGAGGAGCAGGCGGACGAGTACGCGTCGCTTAAGAAGGAACTGGACCAGACCACCAAAAACTGCCGGATACTGTCGTTCAAGCTGAAAAAGTCCGACCGACGCATCGAGCAGCTCGAGTCGGAGAAGGCAGCCCTCGGTACGAGCGGGGATCTGGCGGCAAAGATCAAGCAGCTCGAGGACGAGCTGAAGGTCTCGAACGAGGTTGCCCGCCGGCTACAGGCCGAACTGGAAAGCGCTGGATCTACACCCTCGACACCGACGAAAAAGACCCCATCGTTGGGTAACATCGGCAAGTCCACGTCGGCTGACAGTAAGATTTCGCGAGCTTCTTTAACACGCGGAGGATCGCAGGAGGATCCAGCTCAGCTGCTTCGCGATCTGCAGGACTCTCTCGAGCGGGAGGCGGACCTGCGTGAGCAGCTCAAGTACGCCGAAGAAGAGGCAGAAAACTTGCGCCGCAAGTCGTCGCGTGTGGAAGACGAGAACGATTCGCTAGTGATGCAACTGAAGAAAATGGCTACGAAGGCGAAAA CGAAAAGTATATTCTCCAAAACGCGCAAGCTTAGTCCCGCACCGACGTCACGCTCGAGCCCAGATGCGCCAATCGAGAAGGATGAAGGTATCTCCGACGAGGAGGACCCGGCTGAGCTGCGGATACAGCTGGAGCTGAACGATCGAGAGATGTGCGTGTTGCGGCGCAAGGTTGAGGAACTGGAGCACGACAACAAGCACAGCCGGGAGCAGATCAAGGAACTGCAGGAAAACCTTGCTACCAAAACCAAGGAACTGACCCGCAGACTGCCTTCCACTTCGGTGGCCGGCAGGACAGGTGCGAAGGATCCTCtcgaggagaagaaaatcacCGTAATGGAGGAAGAAATCAGCGAGCTACGCAAGAAGCTGATCGAGAAGGATCGCGAGTTTGAACGAGTGCAGGCTGAGATGGCGCTGGCAAAATCCAAGGGTGGCAAATCGCTTTCGAAATCGAA GTCACTTGATGGACTGACCGACCAGCAGGTGTTGGACCTGAAGCGACAGCTACAGGTAATCGAGCAGGAAGCGACGGTACTACGGGCCAAAACGCAGAGTCTCGAGCAGGAGAATGAAAAGCATCAAACGGAAATCAAGAAGTTACAGGCTGTTCGGAAGGCCTCAACCACCACGCCAGCGGTAGATACGAAAAAGCTCACGGACAACATCGAGCAGCTAGAGAAGGACAAACAGGAACTAGAGGGACGATTAAAACGTATAATTCAGGATTCTACTAGTCAGTTACCGTCCCGTCTGCCAAAGAATCCTACCGACATGCATACCAAGCTCCAATTGAAG AAAATGATCGAAGAGTGTGAGACGGAAATCGATGATCTTCGAGCACTTGTTGGAAAAACGGGTACGATGAGTATCGCGAGtcttgaaaaggaaaagaaacaactcATAGCCGAACTGGGTGAGACAAAGCTGCAGCGAGAAAAGCTTACAACAGAATTAa ACACCTTAAAGACGGACACTCTTCAACAACAAACCACCAAACTGAACGAAGCTCAACGAACCGTTGAGAAGCTGGAGGAAGAAAATAGGaagcaaaatgaaaagatTAAATCTTTGGAGGATAAAATCACTAAAGTCAACAGTACT ATGAAGACAGCAGAGTCAAGCAAGTCGTTCCTGGAAGTACAGCTCAAATCCGAGAAAGAGAAGCACACAGCCGCAGAAAAGGATATGGAAAAGCTGCGCaaagaaaagagcaaattagACGGCCGTATCGGAGACTTGGAAAAGGAGTTGCAGCTCTCGAAGAAAAATGCCGAGCTGATAAAGGAAAGTTTGGAACGTGAAATATCTACACTGAAGAGTAAATCCACCTCCAGCGCTGACGAGAGCGAATCTTCCAAGATTTTGCAAGATCTCAAGAAGCAAAATGAAG ATCTTACTGCCGAGATTCACCAGCAGAGTAGAAAGTTTGAGGAGTTGCTGCAGAAGCATGAAAGCATCGAAGAGGAACATCTGGTTCTGCGGGCACAGCTGGCGTCCGAGCGGGAAAAGACACAGGAACTCGACACGTTGAAGAACAAGCTCATCCAGGCCGAAGCCATCGAGACGCGCCTGGTTAAGGAGAACACCAACATCAGCCGACGGTTGGTGGAGGCGCAGAAAAAGTTGAGCGCCGCGGAAACTGGCAACGAGAATCGCTACGCGGCCGTGGAGCTGGAGAAAAATCGCATGAAAACTGCCCTGGAAGACAAGCTGCACGAGTACGAGAAGCTTGTGAAGGAGAACGAAATGAATTTGTATCAAGTAAATCAGCTTAAAAAAGAC AATGAAGACCTACGTGGAAAACTGGACGACTACGAACGCATCAACAAGGCGCAGCGAACGCTCAGCGAACATAATGCTCATCTAGAGCAGGAATTGAAGAACGTCTATGTGAA ACTGGAAGCGTCAGAGATGAACGTCAAGTCGGAAGTAGCGGCCACTCGTTTGCGATACGAACAGCAGGTGACCAACTTACACAACGAGCTGACTGCGATGCAACGGCAGTGTGAACGGTTCAAGCGCGACCGGGACACTTTCAAGCAGCTGGTGGAAGCGGCCCAGAAGCAGATCGGCGATATGAAGGCAAACAGGCGAAGTCTTGCGTCGGTAACCAGCAGTAGTGGAGACGACGACGATAAGACCAAGATAGTCGCACTGGAGCAACAGATCGGATGCCTCGAGGATGAGCTGAGTGAGGCCAGGCTGGAGGCGAGCAAGGTGCGCACCGAGCTGGTGTCCGAACTGAGTGCCTCGGAGATCAAAATATCCGAGATGCAGTCGAAGATCAACGAGCTGGAGGAGGAAAAGATTATGGGCAGTGGAAAGTCGAAGGTGCCCGGCACCAAGACACGCCTGGAGCTATCGTGGCAGAAGGAGCGTGAGGAACTTCAAAGGCTGGTACAGGAAACGTCCACCCTGGCGCGTGATCTGCGACAGACGCTCTTTGAGGTGGAGCGCGAGCGTGACAAGGATAAGCTGGAATCCAAGCGGAAGATAGAACAAATCAAAAAGACAACCGAGGAGGAGATAGAGGAGGGCAGACGAAAGGTGACCGAGCTGCAGAGCGACCTGTTGGAGCTGCGTGATGCACATGCGAAGCTGCGCACGGCGAACGAGAAGTTGCGCCGCGACCGTGACCGCTTCGAAAAGGAACGAGAAAGTGCCACGCGCAGAAGGATCGAGGCAGAGGGTGACCGGCGAGTCGGAGCATTGCTTCAGACCGTGGACGAGCTGGTCAAGCTGGCACCGGAACTGCAGAAGGTTGCAACGAAGGACTCCCATACTACAAGCACTGGAAAG ACCATCACCACAAATGCACCCATTCCAACACCTCCCATGCGTCACAAGAGTCCATCGCCCGGTCCTGGAGGCTCACAGCCGCAGCAGTCGATTTCTACAGTATTAGTTAGACTGGCCGAAGCGTCCGAAGATCTGCGACGATATCAGCGGATGTGCGACGAGGAAAAAGACAGAGAGCGTGTGCGACGCGGAGGAATGCGTCG TGCTGCATCTCAGGAGAACGACGCTATCAATGAAAACACGCCAGGACGACCTGCGATGAGGCTGAACAGGAATGGCGGAAGTCTCTACAGGAAGAGTCTTTCTTTGGACCAATCGATGCAAGCTGAACAGCAAGGG CTCATCTGGAAGGAAGGCGACGATAGCATGTCATCGTTGCAGTCGATTGACTCCGATTATGGCATGATGCGTCGAGATTCTAGTCTCGATTCACGCCTATCCACCGGATCAACTCAAAGTGATATGCCACGGATGCGTAAGAAGAAGCGCGGTATTATGGGCAAATTGCGCAGCTTAAGCTTAACCCGCAGTAAAGGAGCTGAAAGCGATTATTCG CACCAAGGATCCGATTCTGACCTTAGCTTGGCAGGGGACGTCCGTTCGAGTAAAACCAACCTGAAGGGAAAACTATCCGGCATGTTCCGTCGCGGTGGATCATCGTCGCGCACAAACAGCACCGAAGCCATCGACCGAGACATACAACGTCCAGTTGCGATTCAAACACTCGGAAACGGTCCCACAACGGTAGCTACTCCACCAAGGCCAGTTTCTGCCAGCACACCGCATTTAGCTAGA ACTGGAAAACCGCCCACACCTTCGACGATGCCAACGACGCAGAGAAAAAGGCTCAGTGCCAACCTGCCACCAACGGGTTCATCATCCGGCGGGGGACAGTAA
- the LOC131291548 gene encoding hydroxymethylglutaryl-CoA lyase, mitochondrial — protein MLRTTRTLLNLCKSRSYTTSISQPVAVRIVEVGPRDGLQNEPTILPASVKIELINQLSATGLRTIEATSFVSAKWVPQMGDNAEVLKGINKLPGISYPVLTPNLKGFQAAMAAGAEEVAVFGAASESFSRKNVNCSVEESIARFKDVMDAAQKANVKVRGYVSTVVGCPYEGEIKPSAVVRVVDKLLEMGCYEISLGDTIGVGTPGSFSKMLREVTKIAPVNMLAVHCHDTYGQALPNILASLDFGIAVVDSSVSGLGGCPYARGASGNAATEDVVYMLHGLGIETGIDLGKLVSVGKFICEKLQRQSESKVNRAMRKPNPNAC, from the exons atgcTGCGAACAACAAGAACCCTTCTTAATTTATGCAAAAGTCGTTCGTATACAACG AGCATCTCCCAACCTGTAGCGGTGCGAATAGTTGAGGTCGGCCCAAGAGACGGGCTGCAAAATGAACCGACAATCCTTCCGGCCTCGGTCAAGATTGAACTCATCAATCAGCTGTCTGCAACAGGCCTTCGTACCATCGAAGCAACCAGTTTCGTCAGCGCCAAATGGGTACCGCAGATGGGCGACAATGCGGAGGTGCTGAAAGGAATCAACAAACTTCCCGGCATTTCGTATCCCGTGCTAACGCCGAACCTTAAAGGATTTCAGGCAGCG ATGGCTGCCGGGGCCGAAGAGGTAGCTGTGTTTGGCGCCGCTTCGGAAAGCTTCTCGCGCAAGAATGTAAACTGTTCGGTGGAAGAGAGTATTGCCCGATTTAAGGATGTGATGGATGCGGCACAAAAAGCGAATGTAAAAGTACGCGGTTACGTTTCAACCGTAGTGG GTTGTCCCTATGAAGGAGAAATAAAACCCTCAGCAGTGGTTCGAGTCGTTGACAAGCTGCTGGAAATGGGATGTTACGAGATTTCTCTCGGCGATACCATCGGCGTTGGTACGCCGGGAAGCTTTTCAAAAATGTTGCGTGAGGTGACGAAGATTGCACCTGTTAATATGCTGGCGGTGCACTGCCATGACACCTATGGACAGGCGCTGCCCAATATCCTAGCATCGTTGGATTTTGGAATTGCGGTCGTAGATTCATCCGTTTCTGGTTTGGGCGGTTGCCCATACGCCCGCGGTGCCTCAGGAAATGCCGCCACGGAGGACGTCGTGTACATGCTTCACGGGCTGGGAATCGAAACGGGCATTGATTTAGGGAAACTCGTGTCAGTAGGAAAGTTTATTTGCGAAAAGCTCCAGCGCCAGTCGGAATCGAAGGTGAACCGAGCGATGAGGAAGCCTAATCCAAACGCATGCTAG
- the LOC131281435 gene encoding mucin-2-like, with protein MGEFYKTLLLIHAVGLLSSFAGAQLMCFHCEDCENLPTHVVQCGPNQPLLPYPEPEITTIVPPTLPTVVPDTTTPPTIPTIEPDTSTIVPPTIPTVEPTETTTITPPTPPTVEPPETTTLVPPTIPTIEPTETTTITPPTPPTVEPAETTTITPPTPPTVEPTETTTITPPTPPTVEPAETTTITPPTPPTVEPDTTTVSTTPGEPILTPPTHPTFTPMPQSTTPGAPILTPPTHPTPLPGVSTPAPGSFGLAIPIPPNPSQYACLSVRRQENNRLIVSRGCAPLMTSVPETCQYVTNGGHNSCSVCLGSLCNGFN; from the exons ATGGGTGAATTTTATAAGACACTACTATTAATCCACGCCGTTGGATTGCTTTCGAGTT TTGCTGGTGCGCAATTGATGTGCTTCCATTGCGAGGATTGTGAAAATCTGCCGACGCATGTGGTGCAGTGCGGACCTAATCAACCTTTGCTCCCATATCCCGAGCCAGAGATCACAACGATAGTGCCGCCGACACTGCCAACGGTTGTGCCAGATACCACCACTCCTCCAACTATTCCAACGATTGAGCCAGATACCTCCACTATTGTACCTCCTACAATCCCTACTGTTGAACCAACGGAGACTACAACTATAACCCCTCCGACACCTCCAACGGTTGAACCACCAGAAACTACAACACTTGTTCCTCCTACAATTCCTACTATTGAACCAACGGAGACTACAACTATAACCCCTCCGACACCTCCAACGGTTGAACCGGCGGAGACTACAACTATAACTCCTCCGACTCCTCCAACGGTAGAACCGACGGAGACTACAACTATAACTCCTCCGACACCTCCAACGGTTGAACCGGCGGAGACTACAACTATAACTCCTCCGACTCCTCCAACGGTTGAGCCAGACACCACCACCGTTAGTACAACGCCAGGTGAACCGATCCTAACTCCTCCGACTCATCCCACGTTCACGCCGATGCCGCAATCCACCACTCCCGGTGCTCCAATATTGACGCCACCAACTCATCCAACTCCACTGCCGGGAGTTTCAACTCCAGCGCCGGGTTCCTTCGGACTAGCGATTCCCATCCCTCCAAACCCCTCACAGTACGCTTGCCTTTCCGTGCGACGCCAAG AAAACAACCGATTGATTGTCAGCCGAGGTTGTGCACCACTGATGACCAGTGTACCGGAGACATGCCAGTATGTCACCAACGGTGGACACAACAGCTGCTCCGTTTGTCTTGGTTCACTTTGCAACGGTTTCAACTGA
- the LOC131292121 gene encoding uncharacterized protein LOC131292121: protein MSDQSKPIEVSYGMPTLNDWKLYFRNMKQAPLAQREATPESSEESSFELDESFRELLDRKRQQMAKQTSEEKMLASEEAATAREERSGATYQPRGTSGNDSTFLEQDSICKISDMSFEEMERLCGVVDNVKRLSVGGVEPAVGEQVEKALPSIPTTFGDITQLDDVDEPSGFWENSILPGSGQIMSPMKRVHVLRPSTIIEESTINEAGESKNSSIDTYVSAQQRESQEAGNSSSAISSSEIYRTAEDTFTTDSYARSSAMDSGLVYDNTSSDNQTAFGRHEQHEDESTYSKNSTAEAGLTEVQNVILLDSSASESEHEEDLHAQMDPLDSVLSEQNDSIVTNEQSSMLDDLDESDYKDHNVSELEEMPDRFNDTMEETDFMLRQGMKLMAMKKKEKDHQLGQSLKHDQQQQQKSRTISDSEDGATYTRHVEHLTPANNSASKATADTSNYTYLTPSSVMRSKLNVSHGTGSGCKQTLFSSVGKNNSAKKLPGPPSGGSASGGAFKKPVVSRLPQAKLGAYRNFDHIVSPIGAYIKKTPQSMLQTKINCPNKNLIDVLHSENRDSVMSAGRSSKENHYGVAKGYTPSLPGKGVISSNRAHVLDERNLVRIPGGEKMQKLINNSPTMVIRHEGRIRYAGESGGGGAGRRLMMNDSTIGDDSLKDISVASNDVSVRVLHDAKRF from the exons ATGTCGGATCAAAGTAAACCGATCGAAGTAAGCTACGGAATGCCGACGCTGAATGATTGGAAACTCTACTTCCGAAACATGAA ACAAGCACCGTTGGCACAACGGGAGGCGACGCCAGAATCTTCCGAAGAGTCTTCCTTCGAATTGGACGAAAGTTTCCGTGAATTGCTGGACCGCAAGAGACAACAGATGGCGAAGCAGACAAGCGAAGAAAAGATGCTAGCGAGTGAAGAAGCAGCTACAGCCCGGGAAGAGCGCTCGGGAGCTACATACCAACCGAGAGGCACTTCCGGGAACGATTCCACCTTCCTGGAACAAGATTCGATTTGTAAAATATCGGACATGAGTTTCGAAGAGATGGAGAGGTTGTGTGGCGTAGTGGACAATGTGAAGCGGTTGAGCGTGGGAGGTGTTGAACCGGCGGTTGGGGAGCAGGTAGAGAAAGCTTTACCATCGATTCCGACTACCTTCGGCGACATAACCCAGCTAGATGATGTCGATGAGCCTTCAGGGTTTTGGGAGAATTCAATTCTACCTGGCAGTGGCCAGATTATGTCCCCGATGAAGCGAGTGCACGTGCTTCGACCGTCCACGATTATTGAAGAGTCGACCATCAATGAGGCTGGTGAGTCGAAGAATTCTTCCATCGATACGTATGTTTCTGCGCAGCAAAGGGAAAGTCAAGAAGCTGGTAACAGTAGCTCTGCGATCAGTAGCAGTGAAATATACCGTACGGCGGAAGACACGTTCACAACGGACTCGTATGCACGAAGCAGTGCCATGGATTCAGGTTTGGTTTATGACAACACATCCAGCGATAACCAAACGGCCTTCGGACGTCACGAGCAGCACGAGGATGAGTCTACTTACAGTAAAAATTCGACCGCAGAGGCCGGCCTTACCGAAGTCCAAAACGTTATTCTCCTGGACAGCAGTGCCAGTGAATCTGAACATGAAGAAGATTTGCATGCTCAAATGGATCCGTTGGATTCTGTTCTCAGTGAGCAGAACGACAGCATTGTTACAAATGAACAGTCCTCCATGCTGGATGATCTTGATGAAAGCGATTATAAAGACCACAATGTGTCGGAGTTGGAAGAAATGCCGGATCGTTTCAATGACACGATGGAGGAGACTGATTTCATGCTCCGACAGGGTATGAAACTGATGGccatgaaaaagaaagagaaggacCACCAGCTTGGCCAGAGTCTGAAACAcgatcagcagcaacaacaaaaatcgcGCACAATTTCGGACTCCGAAGACGGTGCAACATACACTCGCCATGTAGAACACCTGACTCCCGCCAACAATAGTGCAAGTAAAGCAACAGCCGACACATCCAATTACACTTATCTAACACCGTCCAGCGTGATGAGATCGAAACTAAACGTTTCTCATGGCACCGGAAGCGGTTGCAAGCAGACGCTTTTCTCCAGTGTTGGAAAGAACAATTCTGCGAAGAAACTTCCGGGTCCTCCGAGCGGCGGTTCGGCAAGTGGAGGAGCGTTCAAGAAACCAGTCGTTAGTCGCTTGCCGCAGGCAAAACTGGGAGCGTATCGCAACTTTGATCATATCGTTTCTCCAATCGGGGCGTACATCAAGAAAACACCCCAAAGTATGCTGCAGACTAAGATCAACTGCCCGAATAAGAATCTCATCGATGTTTTGCACAGCGAGAATCGCGATAGCGTAATGAGCGCAGGTCGCAGCAGTAAGGAAAACCATTACGGTGTCGCCAAAGGTTATACACCGTCTCTGCCGGGTAAAGGAGTGATCAGCTCGAATCGTGCACACGTTCTGGACGAGAGAAATCTGGTGCGCATTCCAGGCGGTGAAAAGATGCAGAAACTGATCAACAACTCTCCCACCATGGTCATCCGTCACGAAGGACGAATCAGGTATGCAGGAGAATCTGGTGGCGGTGGGGCTGGTCGTAGGTTGATGATGAACGACAGTACGATCGGGGATGATAGTTTGAAGGATATCTCCGTCGCATCTAATGATGTGTCGGTCCGAGTGCTCCACGATGCAAAGCGGTTTTGA